The following proteins come from a genomic window of Elusimicrobiota bacterium:
- a CDS encoding alpha-2-macroglobulin, whose translation MKKTLWLFVLLAVTRSAHAVAVDRAGAEAALARGDYAQALTDFSALVLRPAVDENVGQDFKNVLQCLERLNRSGDIDSFRDKAIGAHPGNWRLAVAAADSLRETPSFGHMIDGQFHRGYPRVWNVRLVDAGERDRARALAWLEKALDAAEKETRPVAGDFYRALADTLYSRREGAGAWRLGALTSTTEWPDYDDYGGGTSAAGAPVDRAGQPVFHRAPSGWATARSDGERWRWALAAWARADAARAPESRRRYADFLSQQFGVETLQSFGWFWGRVTDDESTAAALWSLDGLGEDETLARLATGVKRFKLPPEHNFIAIYKSLEGFRELAQIFENRRQYERAAHYWRLSMGAAAEVPAPDAPPTHDEAREHLRQILGRWGTFADEEAPAGRPTSVAFRFRNATSVRFEAHALNVNRLITDVKAYLRSDPGDWDWSKMSLNDIGQRIVWEGQEKYRGRRVASWTVPLTPRPGHFDRRVTVPLPFKDNGAFLITARVEGGNTSHLVVWRDELALVQKPVGDGDFYFVADAATGRPVSGAVLDFFGFRNEYIDSRVGRPRMKTHARGFSRTVDQNGGATVGAADLGRDHQWLVEARDARGRRAFLGFQHYWFRSRWEGEPARAAAFLISDRPVYRPEQVVRFRAWADRAAHDRTGPSPFAGAAFSVTIYDPQGKKVFERSVAADARGGFDGEFPLPADAALGAYSLRALGPAQGFLSFRVEEYKKPEFEVTVSAPTEPLRLGDAAVVKIAARYYFGAPVTEGKVKFKVLRTSEDGRWYPSGPWDWLYGNGYGWLGTEATWWPGWARWGCWRPRPLWFPVDRTPPEIVAEGEAFLEKDGTLSVPIDTALAKALHPDRDHRYEITAEVTDKSRRTIAGRGAMVATRQPFRATAWTDRGFYRTGEPARVSFAAVTPGGAPLVGASVRAVLHRLVPRGAAAPTEERLEAWALRTNAEGRGAVSLKALRAGQYRLSVTITDGRDRDVETAALFTARGDGDPGNDFRFNDLEILLDRRTHAPGETARLLINTAQPGGAVLLFVRPVNGVYQRPELVRLDGRSGLREVPLAAADSPNIFVEAVAVRDGRVFSEIREILLPPESRALNVEVKPVASTVKPGETAKARVRLTDAAGRPVRGSLTLAVYDKSVEYISGGSNVADIREFFWKWRRSHTPGGRSAFDRWDRSFPLKDRPGMGPLGVFGAAAQDEFQGLDKDRLREGGVAGGAALRKAAAPAATRSGVSSANAVADAAAPEEESRAVSPGVEPTVRSRFADTALWVGRVDTDARGESTVSFKAPDNLTTWKTRAWAVSDGARVGEGTAEIVTAKKLLVRLQTPRFLVQKDEAVLSANVHNYLSSRKDVRVSLVLEGDTLALLDGGDRTVSIPPQGEARVDWRVRALRPGPTTARAKAVTDEESDAVEIRFPARVHGMTKIESFGGSQRPEATASSWTFRVPAERRPEASRLEIRVSPSLALAMVDALPYLADYPYGCTEQTLNRFLPTVITQGALRRLGISLADVREKRTNLNAQEAGDPARRARRWGGEEEPFRNPVFDEKKVADMAATGLKRLTAMQLSDGGWGWFSGSREESSPHTTAVVVDGLLTARGAGLKVPADVLGRGVAWLARYQEGEGERLRRGDAKKSDGKEAADELDALVYRILVDAGRESAVLRGYLWRDRLKISLYAQGLLGQALHRAGRAEESAQLRRHLAQYVVRDDENETAHLRMDNAHYWWRWYGSETEAHAAVLRFFLAENPRDPVIPRLVKYLLNNRRHGTYWNSTRDTALIVEAFAEVLAATGEDRPDYTLTVAVDGRTVKTVVISPANLFTFENRVVLAGEDLSTGTHTVSLVKAGRGALYWNATLENFTMEDPLTRAGLEIKVDRAYYKLRDAGASVAAVDARGGPVDQRVEKKSRVPLTDGEEIKTGDVVLVELSVESKNDYEYILVEDRKPAGFEPVALRSGESGGPYMELRDERVGFFFRALGRGRVSVSYELRAETPGRFSALPARALGMYAPELAANSDEFKTRVAD comes from the coding sequence ATGAAAAAAACCCTTTGGCTGTTCGTTCTGTTGGCGGTGACGCGGTCGGCCCACGCCGTTGCGGTCGACCGCGCCGGGGCGGAGGCGGCGTTGGCCCGGGGGGACTACGCCCAAGCGCTCACGGACTTTTCCGCGCTTGTCCTGCGGCCGGCCGTGGATGAAAACGTGGGCCAGGATTTTAAAAATGTCCTGCAATGCCTGGAACGATTGAATCGGTCCGGGGACATCGATTCTTTCCGGGACAAGGCGATCGGGGCGCACCCCGGCAACTGGCGGCTGGCGGTGGCGGCCGCCGACAGCCTGCGGGAGACCCCTTCTTTTGGACACATGATCGATGGCCAATTCCACCGGGGTTACCCCCGGGTGTGGAATGTCCGCCTGGTGGACGCGGGCGAGCGGGACCGGGCGCGGGCGCTGGCTTGGTTGGAGAAGGCCCTGGACGCCGCCGAAAAAGAAACCCGCCCGGTCGCGGGCGATTTTTACCGGGCCCTGGCCGACACGCTTTATTCGCGGCGGGAGGGGGCGGGGGCCTGGCGGTTGGGCGCCTTGACCTCGACCACGGAATGGCCTGACTATGATGATTACGGCGGCGGGACGAGCGCCGCGGGCGCCCCAGTGGACCGGGCGGGTCAACCGGTGTTTCATCGCGCGCCGAGCGGATGGGCGACGGCGCGCTCGGACGGGGAGCGCTGGCGCTGGGCGTTGGCGGCCTGGGCCCGCGCCGACGCCGCCCGCGCCCCCGAAAGCCGGCGGCGGTACGCCGATTTTCTCTCCCAACAGTTCGGGGTCGAGACCCTGCAATCTTTCGGCTGGTTTTGGGGACGTGTGACCGACGACGAATCGACGGCGGCGGCCCTGTGGTCGCTGGACGGGTTGGGGGAAGACGAGACCCTGGCCCGGTTGGCCACGGGGGTCAAGCGATTTAAATTGCCGCCGGAACACAACTTCATCGCGATCTACAAGTCCCTGGAGGGTTTCCGGGAACTGGCCCAAATCTTCGAGAACCGCCGCCAATACGAACGCGCCGCCCATTATTGGCGGCTGTCGATGGGGGCCGCCGCCGAGGTCCCCGCCCCCGACGCCCCGCCCACCCACGACGAAGCCCGTGAACACCTCCGTCAGATCCTCGGCCGGTGGGGAACGTTCGCGGACGAGGAAGCGCCCGCCGGGCGTCCGACGTCGGTGGCCTTTCGGTTCCGCAACGCGACCTCCGTGCGTTTTGAGGCGCACGCCTTGAACGTGAACCGCCTGATCACCGACGTGAAGGCCTATTTGCGTTCGGATCCCGGCGACTGGGACTGGTCGAAGATGAGCCTGAACGACATCGGCCAGCGGATCGTCTGGGAGGGGCAAGAGAAATACCGGGGACGGCGGGTGGCCTCTTGGACGGTGCCGCTCACGCCCCGCCCCGGGCATTTCGACCGGCGCGTCACGGTGCCCCTGCCGTTTAAGGACAACGGGGCATTCCTTATCACCGCGCGCGTGGAGGGCGGCAACACGAGCCACCTCGTGGTTTGGCGCGACGAACTCGCCCTGGTTCAAAAGCCCGTCGGGGACGGCGATTTTTATTTTGTCGCGGACGCGGCGACCGGCCGGCCCGTTTCGGGGGCGGTCTTGGATTTCTTCGGCTTCCGCAACGAATACATCGATTCCCGCGTCGGTCGCCCGCGCATGAAAACCCACGCGCGGGGTTTTTCCCGGACGGTCGATCAAAACGGCGGCGCGACGGTGGGCGCGGCGGATCTGGGACGGGACCATCAATGGTTGGTGGAGGCCCGGGACGCCCGGGGGCGGCGCGCGTTTTTGGGGTTTCAACATTATTGGTTCCGGTCCCGGTGGGAAGGCGAACCCGCCCGGGCGGCGGCGTTCCTGATCTCCGACCGGCCGGTCTACCGCCCCGAGCAAGTCGTCCGTTTCCGCGCCTGGGCGGACCGCGCCGCCCACGACCGGACCGGCCCTTCGCCCTTCGCGGGGGCGGCTTTTTCCGTCACGATTTACGACCCCCAGGGTAAAAAAGTGTTTGAACGGTCCGTCGCCGCGGACGCGCGGGGCGGTTTTGACGGGGAATTTCCCTTGCCGGCGGACGCCGCCTTGGGAGCCTATTCGTTGCGGGCCCTGGGGCCCGCCCAGGGGTTTTTGTCTTTCCGCGTCGAGGAATACAAGAAGCCGGAATTTGAAGTGACGGTTTCGGCGCCGACGGAGCCGTTGCGCCTGGGCGACGCCGCCGTGGTCAAAATCGCCGCCCGGTATTACTTCGGCGCGCCGGTGACCGAAGGGAAAGTGAAGTTCAAGGTCCTGCGCACGAGCGAGGACGGACGCTGGTACCCGTCGGGGCCCTGGGATTGGCTGTACGGGAACGGTTACGGTTGGTTGGGCACGGAGGCGACCTGGTGGCCCGGCTGGGCGCGCTGGGGATGTTGGCGCCCCCGCCCCCTGTGGTTTCCCGTCGACCGCACCCCGCCCGAGATCGTGGCCGAAGGCGAGGCGTTTTTGGAAAAAGACGGCACGCTGTCCGTGCCCATCGACACGGCCCTGGCAAAGGCCCTGCACCCCGACCGGGACCACCGCTACGAAATCACCGCCGAAGTGACGGACAAGTCCCGGCGGACGATCGCGGGGCGGGGGGCGATGGTGGCCACGCGGCAACCGTTTCGCGCCACGGCCTGGACGGACCGCGGGTTTTACCGCACGGGGGAACCGGCGCGGGTGTCCTTCGCGGCGGTGACCCCGGGCGGGGCGCCCCTGGTCGGGGCGTCCGTGCGGGCGGTGTTGCACCGGTTGGTCCCCCGGGGAGCGGCCGCGCCGACGGAAGAGCGGCTCGAGGCCTGGGCGCTTCGGACCAACGCCGAGGGGCGGGGGGCGGTCTCCCTCAAGGCCCTGCGCGCCGGGCAATACCGTTTGAGCGTGACGATCACGGACGGCCGGGACCGGGACGTGGAGACCGCGGCGCTGTTCACGGCCCGCGGCGACGGCGATCCGGGGAATGATTTTCGGTTCAACGACTTGGAAATCCTGCTGGACCGGCGCACCCACGCGCCGGGGGAGACGGCCCGGCTCCTGATCAACACCGCCCAACCCGGGGGCGCTGTGCTGCTCTTCGTCCGTCCGGTCAACGGGGTCTACCAACGACCGGAGCTGGTCCGGTTGGACGGTCGAAGCGGGCTGCGTGAGGTGCCGCTGGCCGCGGCCGACAGCCCGAACATTTTCGTGGAAGCGGTGGCCGTGCGGGACGGGCGGGTGTTCTCAGAAATTCGGGAAATCCTTTTGCCGCCCGAAAGCCGCGCCTTGAACGTGGAGGTGAAGCCGGTCGCCTCGACGGTGAAACCCGGCGAGACGGCGAAAGCCCGGGTGCGGCTGACGGACGCCGCGGGCCGGCCCGTGCGCGGGTCGCTCACCCTGGCGGTCTACGACAAGAGCGTGGAATACATTTCCGGCGGCTCCAACGTGGCCGACATTCGGGAGTTCTTCTGGAAGTGGCGCCGGTCCCACACGCCGGGCGGGCGCTCGGCCTTCGACCGGTGGGACCGGTCGTTTCCTTTGAAGGACCGTCCCGGCATGGGGCCCCTGGGGGTGTTCGGCGCGGCGGCCCAGGACGAATTCCAGGGATTGGACAAGGATCGTTTGCGGGAGGGGGGGGTCGCGGGAGGGGCGGCTTTGCGCAAGGCCGCGGCCCCCGCGGCGACGCGGAGCGGTGTTTCCTCGGCCAACGCGGTGGCGGACGCCGCCGCGCCGGAGGAGGAATCGAGGGCCGTCTCTCCGGGCGTTGAACCGACGGTGCGCAGTCGGTTCGCCGACACGGCCCTGTGGGTCGGCCGCGTCGACACGGACGCCCGGGGCGAATCCACGGTGTCTTTCAAAGCCCCCGACAACCTGACGACGTGGAAGACCCGCGCCTGGGCGGTGAGCGACGGGGCGCGGGTGGGCGAGGGGACGGCGGAGATCGTCACCGCGAAAAAATTGTTGGTCCGCCTGCAGACCCCCCGCTTCTTGGTTCAAAAGGACGAGGCGGTTCTGAGCGCCAACGTGCACAATTATTTATCGTCTCGAAAAGACGTGCGGGTGTCGCTGGTTTTGGAGGGGGACACCCTCGCATTGTTGGACGGCGGCGACCGCACGGTGTCGATCCCGCCCCAGGGCGAAGCCCGGGTGGATTGGCGCGTGCGGGCCCTTCGCCCCGGGCCGACGACGGCGCGCGCGAAAGCCGTGACGGACGAGGAATCGGACGCGGTCGAAATCCGTTTCCCGGCGCGGGTCCACGGCATGACGAAAATCGAATCCTTCGGCGGGTCCCAGCGGCCCGAGGCGACGGCGTCGTCCTGGACCTTTCGCGTGCCGGCGGAGCGCCGACCGGAAGCCTCTCGGTTGGAGATCCGCGTTTCCCCGAGCCTGGCCCTCGCCATGGTGGACGCCCTGCCCTATTTGGCCGACTACCCCTACGGGTGCACGGAGCAGACGCTGAACCGGTTCCTGCCCACCGTCATCACCCAGGGGGCGTTGCGGCGGCTCGGGATTTCCCTCGCCGACGTGCGGGAAAAACGGACGAACCTGAACGCCCAGGAGGCCGGGGACCCGGCCCGCCGGGCCCGCCGTTGGGGGGGCGAGGAAGAACCGTTCCGGAACCCGGTGTTCGACGAGAAAAAAGTCGCCGACATGGCGGCCACGGGTTTGAAGCGATTGACCGCCATGCAACTTTCCGACGGCGGGTGGGGGTGGTTCAGCGGTTCGCGCGAGGAATCCTCGCCCCACACCACGGCGGTCGTGGTGGACGGCTTGTTGACCGCCCGGGGGGCGGGACTGAAGGTGCCCGCCGATGTCCTGGGCCGGGGCGTGGCCTGGTTGGCGCGTTACCAAGAGGGCGAGGGGGAGCGCCTGCGTCGCGGGGACGCGAAAAAAAGCGACGGCAAGGAGGCGGCCGACGAATTGGACGCCTTGGTATACCGGATTCTCGTGGACGCCGGGCGCGAAAGCGCCGTCTTGCGCGGGTATCTGTGGCGGGACCGTTTAAAAATCAGCCTCTACGCCCAGGGGCTACTGGGCCAGGCGCTTCACCGGGCGGGGCGAGCGGAGGAGAGCGCCCAGCTGCGTCGCCATCTGGCCCAGTACGTGGTCCGGGACGACGAGAACGAGACCGCCCATCTGCGCATGGACAACGCCCATTATTGGTGGCGTTGGTACGGCAGTGAAACCGAGGCCCACGCCGCGGTGTTGCGGTTTTTCCTGGCCGAGAACCCCCGGGACCCGGTGATCCCCCGCTTGGTGAAATACCTGCTCAACAACCGTCGGCACGGGACCTACTGGAACTCCACCCGCGACACGGCGCTGATTGTGGAGGCCTTCGCGGAGGTGTTGGCGGCCACCGGCGAGGACCGGCCGGATTACACCCTGACCGTGGCCGTGGACGGCCGGACCGTGAAAACCGTGGTCATCAGCCCGGCCAATCTCTTCACCTTTGAGAACCGGGTGGTCCTGGCGGGGGAGGACCTGTCCACCGGGACGCACACGGTGAGTCTCGTCAAAGCGGGTCGGGGCGCCCTTTATTGGAACGCCACCCTGGAAAACTTCACGATGGAGGATCCCCTGACCCGCGCGGGTTTGGAGATCAAGGTCGACCGGGCCTATTACAAACTTCGCGACGCCGGCGCGAGCGTCGCCGCCGTCGACGCGCGCGGCGGGCCCGTGGACCAACGGGTGGAGAAGAAGTCCCGCGTTCCATTGACGGACGGCGAGGAAATCAAGACCGGCGACGTGGTCCTGGTGGAATTGTCCGTGGAGTCCAAAAACGACTACGAATACATTCTGGTCGAGGACCGGAAACCGGCGGGGTTCGAACCCGTGGCCCTGCGCAGCGGGGAAAGCGGCGGACCGTACATGGAGTTGCGCGATGAGCGGGTCGGGTTTTTCTTCCGGGCCCTGGGACGCGGACGGGTGAGCGTTTCCTACGAACTGCGGGCGGAGACCCCGGGCCGCTTCAGCGCGTTGCCCGCCCGGGCCCTGGGCATGTACGCCCCCGAATTGGCCGCCAACAGCGACGAGTTCAAGACGCGGGTGGCGGACTGA
- the dinB gene encoding DNA polymerase IV, translating into MGRIVLHIDMNAFFASVEQRDRPALSGRPVAVVGGAGRRGLVLTASYEARAFGVKTGLRLFEARLLCPSLIAVPGRHEAYSAASRALWPFLTVLTDRVEMCSVDEAYLDITDPRRGADWDWAREQARLLQKRIEDTLRLPCSVGVAPNKLLAKLASEIKKPRGLTVVLPASVGPLLARTPVEALCGIGKKTARTLAGLGLRTCADLGNADEELLRTRFGVWGHELRRMGRGEDDAPVARMDAETTVKSVGHSVTFPEDTADPERLLAYLLWLSEKVGVRLRRQGQRGREVVVTLRSSDFVTRSVHRTLDRAVHNDMDIYAVARGLLGEFLPLRRPVRLAGVSVGRLTGDPVQRDFFTDTEKPDRLNAALDRLRARFGKGVVSRARAVVARKANEVKSPGPHEPSENPFRRP; encoded by the coding sequence ATGGGACGGATCGTCCTGCACATCGACATGAACGCGTTCTTCGCCTCCGTGGAGCAGCGGGACCGCCCCGCGCTGTCCGGTCGGCCCGTGGCCGTGGTGGGGGGCGCCGGGCGTCGGGGGCTGGTGTTGACGGCGTCCTACGAGGCGCGCGCCTTCGGTGTCAAGACCGGGCTGCGCCTTTTTGAGGCGCGGTTGCTTTGTCCCTCCTTGATCGCGGTGCCGGGACGGCACGAGGCCTACAGCGCGGCGTCGCGGGCCCTGTGGCCGTTCTTGACGGTTTTGACCGACCGGGTGGAAATGTGTTCCGTGGACGAAGCCTATTTGGACATCACGGATCCCCGCCGGGGCGCGGACTGGGATTGGGCGCGGGAGCAAGCCCGGCTTTTGCAAAAACGGATCGAGGACACCCTCCGCCTGCCCTGCTCCGTGGGGGTCGCCCCCAACAAGCTGTTGGCCAAATTGGCCTCCGAAATTAAAAAACCCCGGGGTCTCACCGTGGTCCTTCCGGCGTCGGTGGGCCCCCTGCTGGCGCGGACCCCCGTGGAGGCCCTGTGCGGGATCGGCAAAAAAACCGCCCGGACCCTGGCCGGCCTGGGCCTACGCACCTGCGCCGACCTGGGGAACGCCGACGAAGAACTTCTGCGGACCCGCTTTGGCGTGTGGGGCCACGAACTCCGCCGCATGGGCCGGGGGGAAGACGACGCGCCCGTGGCGCGGATGGACGCCGAAACGACGGTTAAATCCGTCGGCCACTCCGTGACCTTTCCCGAAGACACGGCGGATCCCGAGCGCCTGTTGGCTTATCTCCTGTGGCTGTCGGAAAAGGTCGGGGTCCGCCTGCGCCGCCAGGGCCAACGGGGGCGGGAGGTCGTGGTGACGCTTCGGTCCTCGGATTTCGTCACCCGGTCCGTCCACCGCACCCTGGACCGCGCTGTCCACAACGACATGGACATCTACGCCGTCGCGCGGGGGTTGTTGGGGGAATTCCTGCCGTTGCGGCGGCCCGTGCGGTTGGCGGGGGTGTCCGTGGGGCGTCTAACCGGGGATCCGGTCCAGCGGGATTTCTTCACCGACACCGAAAAACCCGATCGCCTGAACGCCGCCCTGGATCGGCTCCGCGCCCGCTTCGGCAAGGGAGTCGTCTCCCGGGCGCGGGCGGTGGTGGCCCGAAAAGCAAATGAGGTAAAATCGCCGGGCCCCCATGAACCGTCTGAAAACCCTTTTCGGCGTCCTTAA
- a CDS encoding DUF2914 domain-containing protein translates to MNRLKTLFGVLKHYSNLVFFIVGFLFDAVTLVRIDSLLDLSLHAVYLALITGLILENERRGSRPVTSTGWIARLWRYESELLHFCYGGLLSAFVVLYFKSTSVSRSLFFFVPTVLLMVANEMPQVRRVGHRLRLGLYAFCQLSFMNYLVPIALGVMGGAVFLLSVLLAGVLTGGLVWAVHRLHPSRTRVSLAAAPTLVFAVVIGSYFLKWIPPVPLSLQFAGIFHGVERVGKNYQLAYWRRIPGNWFHREDRRFLYREGDRVHFFVRVFGPRRFRHALGLVWEHRDPASGRWNKTDRVPLEVRGGRAAGYRGWAAKANYAPGRWRVSVVTEDDRSLGGVNFTVAPDPSAEPRVVKIRRM, encoded by the coding sequence ATGAACCGTCTGAAAACCCTTTTCGGCGTCCTTAAGCACTATTCCAACCTCGTTTTTTTCATCGTGGGTTTCCTGTTCGACGCGGTCACCTTGGTCCGCATCGATTCCCTGTTGGACCTTTCCCTCCACGCCGTTTATCTGGCCCTCATCACCGGGCTCATTTTGGAAAACGAGCGGCGGGGGTCCCGGCCCGTCACGTCGACCGGTTGGATCGCGCGGCTTTGGCGCTACGAATCCGAACTGTTGCACTTTTGTTACGGGGGCCTCCTCAGCGCCTTCGTGGTGCTCTATTTTAAAAGCACCTCCGTTTCACGGTCCTTGTTCTTCTTCGTCCCCACGGTGCTCCTCATGGTCGCCAACGAGATGCCCCAGGTCCGCCGGGTCGGGCACCGCCTGCGGCTGGGCCTTTACGCGTTTTGTCAATTGTCGTTCATGAACTACCTGGTGCCCATCGCCCTGGGCGTCATGGGCGGGGCCGTCTTCCTGTTATCGGTTTTGTTGGCGGGGGTGTTGACGGGAGGACTGGTGTGGGCCGTGCACCGCCTCCACCCGTCCCGTACCCGGGTGTCCCTGGCGGCGGCGCCGACGTTGGTGTTCGCCGTGGTGATCGGAAGTTATTTTTTAAAGTGGATCCCGCCCGTGCCCCTGTCGCTGCAATTCGCGGGCATCTTCCACGGGGTCGAACGCGTCGGAAAGAATTACCAACTCGCCTATTGGCGGCGCATCCCCGGCAATTGGTTCCATCGGGAGGACCGGCGGTTCCTTTACCGCGAAGGGGACCGCGTCCATTTTTTCGTGCGGGTGTTCGGCCCCCGCCGCTTCCGCCACGCCCTGGGGTTGGTTTGGGAACATCGCGATCCCGCGTCGGGACGATGGAACAAAACCGACCGCGTCCCGTTGGAAGTCCGCGGCGGCCGGGCCGCGGGGTACCGGGGGTGGGCCGCCAAGGCGAATTACGCCCCGGGCCGCTGGCGGGTGAGCGTGGTGACGGAGGACGACCGCTCCTTGGGCGGCGTCAACTTCACGGTCGCGCCCGACCCGAGCGCCGAACCCCGGGTCGTAAAAATCCGGCGGATGTGA
- a CDS encoding chorismate-binding protein — translation MRVWTGFEGRWRFYEGAEAVIEAASPTHVARAFERMEEALARGRHLAGFFSFEAGYALDPALSLNRPVDFPLLRVGVFGPPRPERPVGAGPAPRLGDFRLNIERPDYDRRIAAIRDLIARGDVYQITYCIKNTFTATGDSRVLFATLLDEQPVPYPALIECDDAHILSLSPELFLKKTKDRLLSKPMKGTWVRGRTPWADLLARFRLKFDSKNRAENVMIADLLRNDLGRVGDRVRAPRLFEVTGYRTLYQMTSTVTARVPPALDLRSFFAAIFPSGSVTGAPKIRAMQILRNLEPEDRRVYTGAIGYVTPERDFFFNIPIRTLLLRGGRGEMGIGGGIVWDSTPDGEWAEGLLKSRFLRDSRCAGA, via the coding sequence ATGCGCGTCTGGACCGGTTTTGAGGGACGGTGGCGGTTCTACGAGGGCGCCGAGGCGGTGATCGAGGCGGCGTCTCCCACGCACGTGGCCCGCGCCTTTGAGCGGATGGAAGAGGCCCTGGCCCGGGGCCGCCACCTGGCGGGGTTCTTCTCTTTCGAGGCGGGGTACGCCCTCGACCCCGCCCTGTCGCTTAACCGCCCGGTGGATTTTCCCTTGCTGCGCGTGGGCGTGTTCGGCCCGCCGCGGCCGGAGCGGCCCGTCGGCGCCGGCCCCGCGCCCCGGTTGGGGGATTTTCGATTGAACATCGAACGCCCCGATTACGACCGCCGCATCGCCGCCATCCGGGACCTCATCGCGCGCGGGGACGTCTACCAAATCACCTATTGCATTAAAAACACATTCACCGCGACGGGCGACTCCCGCGTCCTCTTCGCCACCCTCCTGGACGAACAGCCCGTGCCTTACCCGGCCTTGATCGAGTGCGACGACGCCCACATCCTTTCGCTGTCGCCGGAGCTGTTTTTAAAGAAAACAAAAGACCGGCTCCTTTCCAAACCCATGAAAGGCACCTGGGTCCGGGGCCGAACACCCTGGGCCGACCTGCTCGCGCGGTTCCGGCTCAAATTCGATTCCAAAAACCGCGCCGAGAACGTGATGATCGCCGATCTTCTGCGCAACGACCTGGGCCGCGTGGGCGACCGGGTGCGGGCGCCCAGGCTGTTCGAGGTCACGGGCTACCGCACGCTCTATCAAATGACGTCGACGGTGACGGCCCGGGTGCCCCCGGCGTTGGATTTGCGGTCGTTCTTCGCGGCCATCTTCCCCTCGGGGTCCGTGACGGGCGCGCCCAAGATCCGCGCCATGCAAATCCTGCGAAACCTGGAGCCCGAGGACCGCCGCGTCTACACCGGCGCCATCGGTTACGTCACGCCGGAGCGGGATTTCTTTTTCAACATTCCCATCCGCACCCTCCTGTTGCGCGGGGGGCGCGGCGAAATGGGCATCGGCGGCGGCATCGTGTGGGACTCCACCCCCGACGGGGAGTGGGCCGAAGGGTTGCTGAAGTCGCGCTTTTTAAGGGACTCCCGCTGCGCGGGGGCTTGA
- a CDS encoding NAD(P)H-binding protein: MIVVTAATGQIGHALVEELLKQGQKVRALARDAKKLAPLAQKGAETRVVDLTDGAAIAEAFRGASAVFLLIPPRYNAPDFRAYYNQVSRAYVDGVRAAGVKKVVNLSSLGAHLPDGTGPIKGLYDHEKRLDALESVDRLHLRPGYFMENAFFGLGLIKAQGINGSPIAPNIKIPMIATRDIAQRAARALAAGDFREREVLELHGPRDLSLAEVTRALGAAIGKPDLPYVQFPYPDAFNAMVNMGLSPDVAALFNEMYKAFNEGALKPTQPRSVETTTPTSIEEFAKSFAAVYGAQ; encoded by the coding sequence ATGATCGTCGTCACAGCGGCCACAGGCCAAATCGGGCACGCGTTGGTGGAGGAACTTTTAAAGCAAGGTCAGAAAGTGCGGGCGCTCGCCCGCGATGCCAAAAAGCTTGCGCCCCTGGCGCAAAAAGGCGCGGAAACCCGCGTCGTGGACCTCACGGACGGGGCGGCGATCGCGGAGGCCTTTCGGGGCGCGTCCGCGGTCTTTTTGTTGATCCCCCCGCGCTACAACGCGCCGGACTTTCGCGCCTATTACAACCAAGTCAGCCGCGCCTATGTCGACGGCGTGCGCGCCGCCGGGGTCAAAAAAGTGGTCAACCTCTCGAGCCTGGGCGCCCACCTGCCCGACGGCACCGGACCCATCAAGGGCCTTTACGACCACGAAAAACGATTGGACGCCCTGGAAAGCGTCGATCGCCTGCACCTCCGCCCCGGCTACTTCATGGAAAACGCCTTCTTCGGCCTGGGGCTCATCAAGGCCCAGGGGATCAACGGCAGCCCCATCGCCCCGAACATCAAGATCCCCATGATCGCCACCCGGGACATCGCCCAAAGGGCCGCCCGGGCCTTGGCCGCGGGGGATTTCCGCGAGCGGGAGGTGCTGGAACTGCACGGTCCCCGGGACCTCTCCCTGGCCGAGGTCACCCGCGCGCTTGGCGCCGCCATCGGCAAGCCCGACCTGCCCTACGTGCAATTTCCCTACCCGGACGCCTTCAACGCCATGGTGAACATGGGCCTCTCCCCCGACGTGGCCGCGCTCTTCAACGAGATGTACAAAGCCTTCAACGAGGGAGCCCTCAAGCCCACACAGCCCCGCTCGGTGGAGACGACCACGCCGACCTCCATCGAGGAGTTCGCGAAATCCTTCGCGGCGGTTTACGGCGCCCAATAA
- a CDS encoding diguanylate cyclase — MAATPIEAEGRSLTVTASFGIASRSVAGENLEHLLTFADRALYRAKDLGRNRVEVHASV; from the coding sequence GTGGCCGCGACCCCCATCGAGGCCGAGGGCCGCTCCCTGACCGTCACCGCCAGCTTCGGCATCGCGAGCCGATCGGTGGCGGGAGAAAATCTGGAGCACCTGTTGACCTTCGCCGACCGCGCCCTCTACCGCGCCAAGGACCTCGGCCGCAACCGCGTCGAAGTGCACGCCTCCGTTTAG